The window GCGGAACTTATTCTGTATGACGGCTGAGTGCGGCTCTTTCCTGTATAAGCCCTGCGACTTGAAAATTCAAAAAATCTTCTCTGTGAAACTTTATTTTTTTCTCAGTGTCCTCTGTGACCAAAAGATTTTGTTATTATTCGTGTTAATTTCCCTATCTTTTATTGGTGTTCATTCGTGATAAAATCTTTTGACTTTAATATCGCTCTCCTCCGTGATACTCTCTTCTTTTCTCTGTGACCAAAAGCTTTTGTCCTTATTCGTGTTAATTTCCTTATCTTTTATTAGTGTCCATTCGTGACAAAATCTTTTGATTTTAATATTCAGATAAATTCAGTAATTTACCAGAATTTATCTGAATATCAACTTGAAATAATCTCTATTTAATATTTAAATTAGCTCTTTTAAAAGTTTTTCCTTTTATATTGGTTAAATACAGTTTTTAAGTGGACTAATAATATTAAATTTTTCAACATTTACAGACAATTAGCGTATTTTTTTCACATGGATTGTCCGAATTTTGACTTGAATTTTCAGATTGATTTTTGACCTTTTAAAGATTATAAAATGTTCAAAATTTAACTTAAAATTAATTAAAAGGTCCTTAAGCCCTGTTTTTATTAGTTTTTGAATCAAGGTTTTTTCAAAAAAAATAAAAGATTAAAATTTAATCTTTTTACTTGACATTTTTTTCACTTAGATGTATCATCTAGTTAAGATCGGTGCAATAATTTTTTCACAAACTAAATAACAAATAAAATTATATTTTATAAAGGGGGATATTATGACAATCGAACAAACTATTCAAAATGTAAGATTAGCTCAAAAACAATACTCAACTTTTACTCAGGAGCAGGTGGACAAAGTTTTTAGAGAAGCTTCATTAGCTGCCAATGCTTCAAGAATCAAACTTGCTAAAATGGCTTTTGAAGAAACTGGAATGGGAATAGTGGAGGATAAGGTTATAAAAAACCACTTCGCATCTGAATATATCTACAACCAATATAAAGACGTTAAAACTTGCGGAATAATAGAAAAAGATGCTTCTTACGGAATAACTAAAATAGCTGAGCCTATCGGGGTAATCGCAGGAATCGTTCCTACTACAAACCCTACTTCTACAGCTATATTTAAGGCTCTTATCGCCTTAAAAACTAGAAATGCTATCATTTTTTCTCCACATCCAAGAGCAAAAAAAGCAACTATTGAAGCTGCTAGAATAATAAGAGATGCCGCTGTAAAGGCTGGGGCTCCAGAAAATATCGTAGGATGGATAGAAGAGCCTTCTATCGAAGCTTCAAACACACTTATGAGATCTGCAGACCTTATCCTTGCAACAGGTGGACCTGGAATGGTAAAAGCGGCTTATTCTTCTGGAGTACCGGCTATAGGGGTCGGAGCAGGAAATACTCCTGTAGTCATTGACGATACTGCTCATATCAAAATGGCTGTAAACTCAATACTTCTTTCTAAGACTTTTGACAACGGAGTAATCTGTGCATCTGAGCAATCTGTAATCACAACAGAAAATATTTATGAAGAAGTAAAAAAAGAATTAGCAGACAGAGGAGCATACATCCTAAAGGGAGACGAGATTGCTAAAGTAGGAAAAACGATAGTAATCGACGGTCACCTAAACGGTGACATAGTAGGACAGTCTGCATATAAAATTGCAAAGATGGCAGGAGTCGACGTTCCTGAAAATGCAAAAGTACTTGTAGGAGAAGTGGAATCAGTAGAATTAGAAGAACCATTCTCTCATGAAAAGCTTTCTCCGGTATTAGCTCTTTACAAAACAAAATCATTCGATGAGTCACTTCAGAAAGCTGACAGACTAATTGAATTAGGAGGAATGGGACACACTTCTGTTCTTTATATCGATGAATTAGACGGAGTCGATAAAATAGCTAAATTCGCAAAAACAATGAAAACTGGAAGAACTCTTATAAACATGCCTGCAGCTCAAGGTGCTATCGGAGATGTATTCAACTTTAAACTAGCTCCATCTCTTACACTTGGTTGCGGAAGCTGGGGAGGAAATGCAGTTTCTGAAAATGTAGGGGTTAAGCACCTTATCAACATAAAAACTGTAGCTGAAAGGAGAGAAAATATGCTTTGGTTTAGAGTTCCTGAGAAAGTTTACTTTAAATACGGTTCTCTTCCTGTTGCTTTAAATGAGCTTCAAGGAAAGAAAAAAGCTGTCATCGTTACAGATTCAGTTCTTGCTTCACTTGGATATACAGATCACATCACAAAGGTTTTAGAAGATATCGGTGTAGACTTTAGAATATTCTCTGATGTACAGGCTGACCCTACTCTATCTACAGTAAAAAAAGGTGCTGAGATGATGCAAAGTTATCAACCTGACGTAATCATCGCCCTTGGTGGAGGTTCTCCTATGGACGCCGCTAAAATAATGTGGGTAATGTATGAGCACCCTGAAGTAGATTTCCAAGATCTTGCTATGACATTTATGGATATCAGAAAAAGAATAGTACAGTTCCCTAAAATGGGTGGAAAGGCTGAGTTCTGGGCAGTAACTACATCTGCAGGTACTGGTTCTGAAGTTACTCCTTTTGCTGTAATCACAGACGATAAGACGGGAACCAAGTATCCATTAGCTGACTATGAGCTTACTCCTGACGTGGCTGTTGTTGATCCACAATTAATGCTTTCTATGCCTGCAGGTCTTACTGCGGCATCAGGTATAGACGTTATGACACATGCTGTAGAGGCATATGCTTCTATCCTTGCATCTGACTTCACAAACCCTCTGGCCTTAGAAGCTATGAGACTTACATTAAAATATCTTCCTGAATCAGTAAAAGGTGGAGCAAAAGCTAAAAAAGCTAAAGAAAAAATGGCAAATGCATCTTGTGCAGCTGGTATGGCATTCTCAAATGCGTTCCTCGGTGTGTGTCACTCAATGGCTCACAAACTCGGTGCTGCATTCCACCTTCCTCACGGAACTGCAAATGCACTTTTATTAGATGAAGTAATCAGATTTAACGCTACTGATAAACCTCTTAAAATGGCAGGTTTCGCACAATATAAATATCCAAATGCTAAGAGCAGATATGCAAAAGCTGCTGACTACTTAGGTCTTACAAAAGGAAATGAAACTCCTGAAGAGAAAACTAAACTTCTAAGAGCGGCTATAAGAAAACTTAAAGAAGAGATCGGTATCAAGGCTACTATAGCTGACTACGGAATCTCTGAAGAAGAATTCTTAGGGAAACTTGATCAAATGGTTGAAGATGCTTTTGATGACCAGTGTACAGGGGCAAACCCTAGATACCCTCTTATGACAGAACTTAAAGAGATGTACCTAAGAGCTTACTATGGTGTTGAAAAATTCAACGAAATAAAAAGCCTTAAAGTTGCCAAAGAAAAATCTAAAGAAAAGGCGCAGGAAAAAAAGGCTCAATAATTAATAATTTTCAACAAGGGATTTATTTTAAGAGAATTGTCAGATAAAACCTCACAAGGTACAGAATATGAAATATCCATAAAAGTTTTATAAATGCTCACTCAAAATATCTGATAATTCCCGTCTGTACCAAAAATCCTCCATTCATAATAGAATGGAGGATTTTTTATTTATATAAATAACCTAAGTTGCTACCTTTATTAAATTAAAGTATTGAATTTATAAGAATTCGTTACTTTTCTCTTGAAAGAAAAGTAACCAAAAGTTCAAGCCTGTGAAAAATCAGCTAAATGCCCTTGGAAATCCAAGAAAAATTCGAAACTCACTTCGTTCAAACAGTCGAATTTATCTAAGGATTCCACTTCGGTCATTCTTAACGCTGATTTTATCAATGGCAAGGGAAAAGAGATAAAAACCTCTCGCAAAAGAACGCATATATAGTTTGGTTTTAACTCTGTGAAACTCCCTATTTTTCTCTGCGTCCTCTGTGACCAAAAGCTTTTGTCCTTATTCGTGTTAATTTTCCTATTTTTTATTAGTGTCCATTCGTGACAAAATCTTTTGATTCTGATATTCAGATAAATTCAGTAATTTATAATAATTTTTTTTAAGTAGCAACTTGGGTTAAATATTCAATTTTTTTAATATATATCATATCCTGCATCTATAAGTTCTCTTTTTATTATCTCTCTGTGCTCCATGTCTGCACACTCGATTACAAGATCCATCTCATATTTTCCTATTTCCAGATTTTCCCTGAACATAGATTGATATATCTGAATTATATTTGCATTCTGGTTAGTTATTCCCTCCAGAAGGTCCTGAAGAGCACCTGCCCTGTCAGGTATATCTACTCTGAACCTAAATCTTCTCCCCTCTTTTATAAGGGCTTCATTTAATATTCTTTCCATAAAGTTTACATCTATGTTTCCACCGGAAATTATCGATACTATCTTTTTACCTGTCATCTTCAACTTTCCAGTAATTACCGCTGCTAGTGATGCAGCTCCTGCACCTTCAGTTACAACTCTATTTTTTTCTATCAAAAACAATATTGCCTGAGCTATCTCTGATTCAGTAACGGTTATTATCTCATCAACATATTTTTTGACCAGACCATAGGTCACCTCTCCCGCCTTTCTAACTGCTATACCGTCAGCAATAGTAGAGTTTGTATTTATCTCATGAACATAGCCTTTTTGAAGGGCTGATTTCATTGAAGCAGCATTGGACGCTTCTACTCCAATTACCTTTATATCAGGGTTTATTGATTTTACAGCAACTGCTATCCCAGCTAAAAGCCCACCTCCTCCTACAGGTACCACGATAGCATCTACATCTTCTAAATCCTCTAAAATCTCTAGTCCTATTGTTCCTTGACCTGCGATAACACATTCATCATCAAAGGGGTGTACAAATGTAGCCCCAGTTTCTTTCTGGATCTCACAGGCTTTTTCATAGGCATCATCATATACAGGTCCGTGCAAAATCACCTCTGCACCATAGCTCCTAGTTGCAGATATTTTAGCAAGAGGAGCATTTTTAGGCATAACTATTGTTGCCTTAATCCCCATATCCTTAGCTCCTAGCGCCACCCCTTGGGCATGATTGCCCGCAGAAGATGCTATTACACCTTTTGATTTTTCATCTTCAGTAAGATTTGATATTTTATTCAGAGCACCTCTTATCTTAAAAGAACCCGTCTTTTGAAGATTTTCTAGCTTAAGATATACCTCATTTCCTGTGATTTCACTTAAAGCCGGACAATCAGCCAAAGCGGTTCTTTTCACAGAACCCTTTAAAGTATCGTGTGCTTTTTTTATATCTTCTAATACCACTGTCATAATTCCTACCCCCCATAAGATTATATCAATTAATCTTTTTAGATTTAAAAATGAACATTTACAAAATAAAAAGAGCTTAAACCCTCTTGGCTCAAGCTCAATGTATATCTTACACTCTCAAGCTCAGGCCTCTTTTGGTTTGTATCAAAATGAGGTCTGAACTACTATGTTAAAAACGCAAATTTTTAAACAGTCCACACCTGAGAGCTAATTATTATTATAATATTTTCATAATTTTTCCCCATAAATCTCATGTTCATATCCAATTCTCCAAAAAAATAATTTTATATTAAATTATTGTACATTTATTTGGACCTCTTGTCAACCTGTTTTTAGCCTCTGATTGTCTTTGACAAAGAATATCAGTGGTGATATAATCAAAATAAAAATATAACGATCTTTAGGGTCGGGGTGTAATTCTCCACCGGCGATACAGTCCGTTAAGGCTTTTGCCTTGATTCGGTGAAATTCCGAAACCGACGGTTATAGTCTGGATAGGATAGAGATCACAGCATTTTTTGTACAGTGCTGTTTTTAAAATTATAAGCCCCTTTTATGGGGATTTTTTATTTACTGGAGGTTTTCATGAATTCTTGTAAAAATAAAGAAATGATAGGTGCTCTATTTATTTGTGGTGCAGCGGTCTTATGGGGTTTTGACGGGGTAGTCTTGACTCCCAGACTATACACTCTGAGCGTTCCACTGGTAGTGTTTATATTACATCTACTGCCTTTTACAGGAATGTCTATTTTATTTGGAAAAGAAGAGATAAAGGTAGCTAAGAAAATACCTGGAAAAGATTTTATTTATTTTTTCCTGATCGCTCTATTCGGAGGTTCTATAGGGACTCTAGCCATTGTAAAAGCCCTGTTTTTAGTTAATTTTAAGCATCTTACTGTGGTAACAGTTCTGCAAAAACTTCAACCTGTTTTTGCTATAATTCTGGCAAGAATTATATTAAAGGAAAAAATAGGAAAAAATTTCCTTCTATGGTCCTCAATCTCATTATTAGCAGGATACTTTCTCACCTTTGAATTTCATGTTCCTGAAATAACTGATGGAGGAAATATGTTAAAGGCCAGTCTTTTATCCCTCCTTGCGGCGTTTTCCTTTGGAAGTGGTACCGTATTTGGCAAAAGGGTTTTAGAAAACTCATCTTTTAGAACTGCTCTGTATTTAAGATATGGTTTTACAAGCCTTATAATGTTTTTAATAACTCTTTATACAGGAAGTCTCGGGGGAATATCGGCGACTACAAAAACACACTGGATTATTTTTTCTATAATCGGTCTCACTAGCGGAAGTGGTGCAATACTCCTCTACTACAAGGGATTAAATTACATAAAGGCAAATGTTGCCACCATGTGTGAACTTTGTTTTCCCATATCTAGTATATTGTTTGACTACATCTTCAATGGAAATATTTTGAGTACTGTTCAATGGATAAGTGTCTTTGTAATGCTGGTATCTATATATAACATCACACAAAATAACTCCAACAATCAAAATGAGGAAATTTCTCAAAATATATGAAAATCTCTCCCAAGGAGAGATTTTTTTTATAGATTTCATTTGGATTTCAAGATTCCTTAACTTCTGCTGATTATAACCAATCTGTAAAATATTACCTTGAAAAAGCAAAGAAGTTTCTTTATAATTTAAATAAAACAGGAGGTAAAATTATGATTCATGATTTAATTAAAAACACTAGATCTATTAGAAGTTTTGGAGAAAAACGATTAACCAGGGAAGAGATAAAAGAGATAATGGAGTGTGTGAGATTGTCAGCTGCTAGCAGAAACCTCCAGGCAATAAAATATATAACTGTGATCCAAGAGGAAAGCTTAAAAAAAGTATTTCCCCTCACCCACTGGGCTGGTCTTCTAGAATGGAATCCTTCTGAGTCGGAAAGTCCTTCGGCATACATTCTCATGTGCAGTGATAAAAATCTTCCTCTTCCAGAAAAGTCCCTTTACTGCGATATAGGTATCGCTGCTCAAAACATTATGTTAAAAGCTACAGAGATGGGGTATGGTGGCTGTATGATCGGAGCCTTTGACAAAAACAAAGTTAAAGAGGCAATGAATATACCAGATGACTACCAGGTAGAGCTTATCGTAGCTCTAGGAGAATCTGCAGAAAAAATAAAAATTATAGAGGCAAAAGATGGAAACATAAATTATTACCGAGATGAAAATAATATTCACTATGTGCCTAAAAGGCCTTTAAACGAACTTATAATTGATGAAAAATAAAAATAGAGGGCGACCCAAAAGGGTCTGCCCTCTATTTTGATGCTTTTATCAAAAGATTGGTTATCTTATTGGAAAATTCCACAGGGTCATCTAACTGAAATCCTTCTACAAGAAGGGCCTGATTATAAAGAATATCAGCATACTCTTCAATTTCCTCAGGTGATTTTTCATAAATGGACTTTAAGGCCTTAAAAAGATTGTGAGAAGGGTTTATCT is drawn from uncultured Ilyobacter sp. and contains these coding sequences:
- the adhE gene encoding bifunctional acetaldehyde-CoA/alcohol dehydrogenase, translated to MTIEQTIQNVRLAQKQYSTFTQEQVDKVFREASLAANASRIKLAKMAFEETGMGIVEDKVIKNHFASEYIYNQYKDVKTCGIIEKDASYGITKIAEPIGVIAGIVPTTNPTSTAIFKALIALKTRNAIIFSPHPRAKKATIEAARIIRDAAVKAGAPENIVGWIEEPSIEASNTLMRSADLILATGGPGMVKAAYSSGVPAIGVGAGNTPVVIDDTAHIKMAVNSILLSKTFDNGVICASEQSVITTENIYEEVKKELADRGAYILKGDEIAKVGKTIVIDGHLNGDIVGQSAYKIAKMAGVDVPENAKVLVGEVESVELEEPFSHEKLSPVLALYKTKSFDESLQKADRLIELGGMGHTSVLYIDELDGVDKIAKFAKTMKTGRTLINMPAAQGAIGDVFNFKLAPSLTLGCGSWGGNAVSENVGVKHLINIKTVAERRENMLWFRVPEKVYFKYGSLPVALNELQGKKKAVIVTDSVLASLGYTDHITKVLEDIGVDFRIFSDVQADPTLSTVKKGAEMMQSYQPDVIIALGGGSPMDAAKIMWVMYEHPEVDFQDLAMTFMDIRKRIVQFPKMGGKAEFWAVTTSAGTGSEVTPFAVITDDKTGTKYPLADYELTPDVAVVDPQLMLSMPAGLTAASGIDVMTHAVEAYASILASDFTNPLALEAMRLTLKYLPESVKGGAKAKKAKEKMANASCAAGMAFSNAFLGVCHSMAHKLGAAFHLPHGTANALLLDEVIRFNATDKPLKMAGFAQYKYPNAKSRYAKAADYLGLTKGNETPEEKTKLLRAAIRKLKEEIGIKATIADYGISEEEFLGKLDQMVEDAFDDQCTGANPRYPLMTELKEMYLRAYYGVEKFNEIKSLKVAKEKSKEKAQEKKAQ
- the ilvA gene encoding threonine ammonia-lyase, translating into MTVVLEDIKKAHDTLKGSVKRTALADCPALSEITGNEVYLKLENLQKTGSFKIRGALNKISNLTEDEKSKGVIASSAGNHAQGVALGAKDMGIKATIVMPKNAPLAKISATRSYGAEVILHGPVYDDAYEKACEIQKETGATFVHPFDDECVIAGQGTIGLEILEDLEDVDAIVVPVGGGGLLAGIAVAVKSINPDIKVIGVEASNAASMKSALQKGYVHEINTNSTIADGIAVRKAGEVTYGLVKKYVDEIITVTESEIAQAILFLIEKNRVVTEGAGAASLAAVITGKLKMTGKKIVSIISGGNIDVNFMERILNEALIKEGRRFRFRVDIPDRAGALQDLLEGITNQNANIIQIYQSMFRENLEIGKYEMDLVIECADMEHREIIKRELIDAGYDIY
- a CDS encoding DMT family transporter codes for the protein MNSCKNKEMIGALFICGAAVLWGFDGVVLTPRLYTLSVPLVVFILHLLPFTGMSILFGKEEIKVAKKIPGKDFIYFFLIALFGGSIGTLAIVKALFLVNFKHLTVVTVLQKLQPVFAIILARIILKEKIGKNFLLWSSISLLAGYFLTFEFHVPEITDGGNMLKASLLSLLAAFSFGSGTVFGKRVLENSSFRTALYLRYGFTSLIMFLITLYTGSLGGISATTKTHWIIFSIIGLTSGSGAILLYYKGLNYIKANVATMCELCFPISSILFDYIFNGNILSTVQWISVFVMLVSIYNITQNNSNNQNEEISQNI
- a CDS encoding nitroreductase family protein, coding for MIHDLIKNTRSIRSFGEKRLTREEIKEIMECVRLSAASRNLQAIKYITVIQEESLKKVFPLTHWAGLLEWNPSESESPSAYILMCSDKNLPLPEKSLYCDIGIAAQNIMLKATEMGYGGCMIGAFDKNKVKEAMNIPDDYQVELIVALGESAEKIKIIEAKDGNINYYRDENNIHYVPKRPLNELIIDEK